Proteins co-encoded in one Meiothermus sp. genomic window:
- a CDS encoding ABC transporter permease → MFGYVVRRLLQLIPTFFGATLLAFLVIQLAPGDFVTRLELDPTQDRESIANLRQQLGLDQPLPVQYAKWLSGILQGYLGLSLSYKTDVWNVIGQRILNSMVLVVLATLMIYLIAIPIGVYSAIRKYTWPDRTFTVLAFLGLAIPNFFFGLIMLFLAVWLSDLTNMRLLPIGGMTDEFLHLGNMTRAAQVLFPFALAGTLVYAGLFWWRNRQGQAPSFGVWVGLILFGASSLLMLAPLLQGPGLPARLPYSESPLWARATNVLWHAFPVVIVVGTSGLAGLMRVMRGQMLDVLSQDYIRTARAKGLNERVVIYKHALRNAVIPFIAGIGGLLPGLIGGAGLVEVTMAWPGITPALLEAISAIDIYVIMGLITITTVLLMIGNVVSDLLLAWVDPRIRYS, encoded by the coding sequence ATGTTTGGCTACGTTGTACGAAGGCTACTCCAGCTCATCCCCACCTTTTTTGGGGCTACGCTGCTGGCGTTTTTGGTGATTCAGCTAGCGCCGGGCGATTTTGTGACCCGGCTCGAGCTCGACCCCACCCAAGACCGCGAGTCCATCGCCAATTTGCGACAACAACTGGGCCTCGACCAGCCCCTGCCGGTGCAGTATGCCAAGTGGCTTTCGGGCATTTTGCAGGGCTATCTGGGCCTTTCCCTCTCGTATAAAACCGATGTTTGGAACGTGATTGGCCAGCGCATCCTGAACTCCATGGTCTTGGTGGTGCTGGCTACCCTGATGATTTACCTGATTGCCATTCCCATTGGGGTCTACTCGGCCATTCGCAAGTACACCTGGCCCGACCGCACCTTTACGGTGCTGGCTTTTTTAGGGCTGGCCATTCCCAACTTCTTCTTTGGCCTCATCATGCTCTTTTTGGCGGTTTGGCTCTCAGACCTGACCAATATGCGACTGCTACCCATTGGCGGCATGACCGATGAGTTCTTGCATCTAGGCAATATGACCCGAGCGGCGCAGGTGCTTTTCCCCTTTGCTCTGGCCGGAACCCTGGTCTATGCGGGCTTGTTTTGGTGGCGCAATCGTCAGGGGCAGGCTCCCAGCTTTGGTGTGTGGGTGGGCCTTATTCTGTTCGGTGCGAGCAGCCTGTTGATGCTGGCCCCACTGTTGCAGGGGCCGGGCCTTCCAGCGCGGCTGCCCTACAGCGAGTCGCCCCTCTGGGCCCGGGCTACCAACGTGCTTTGGCACGCCTTCCCGGTGGTCATAGTGGTGGGTACTTCGGGCCTGGCCGGCCTCATGCGGGTCATGCGGGGCCAGATGCTGGACGTACTCTCACAGGATTACATCCGCACGGCGCGGGCCAAGGGTTTGAACGAGCGGGTGGTGATTTACAAACATGCCCTGCGCAACGCGGTTATCCCCTTTATCGCAGGTATTGGAGGGCTTTTGCCGGGCCTGATTGGCGGGGCCGGACTGGTAGAGGTCACCATGGCCTGGCCGGGCATTACCCCGGCGCTTTTGGAGGCCATCTCGGCCATTGACATCTATGTGATCATGGGCCTCATTACCATCACCACCGTTCTGCTGATGATTGGCAACGTGGTCTCGGATCTACTCCTGGCCTGGGTAGACCCGCGCATCCGCTACAGCTAG
- a CDS encoding ABC transporter substrate-binding protein: MLVLAGLALAQPKVFKGTEPGRAGGAYRITSISDPRTWNPFVARETSSTDIISLFLPYLTTYDPYTQAPEGRLAKSWEVRNNGLTVIFRLREGARWSDGQAIDADDVVFSATVHADQRVNSNSRSSFILDGQPIRWTKVDQYTVRADFPKPYAPALIQGWYIVPEHVFGPAYRAGVQQLQALWNLDTPPAQVVSGGPFKLDSYVKGERVVLVRNPNYWGVDERNNPVAYLERYTVQIVPDLNAQLARFLAGEADTFAAANADQVAQVLERIRSNRLRAEIFPNVDVTLGTNFIVFNWNHKDAFKENLFRQVKFRRAMAHLMDKKSMIEVALGGLGQPQWSPISIPNKAFFTDDVAKFEFNPQRATQLLAELGFRSKNRDGWLVNAQGKVLEFNLVTNQGNNVRERIAQIFRDEARKIGVKVEYRPIDFNELVRQLTSPAADGTRDFDAILIGLTGGIEPAFSRNVWELNGSLHAWNLGTGGKNPAKVEAFEVLIDTLMKRGATTLDQAQRRQIYVQFQKVVAENLPLIYTVAPAYNPARLTRLGGMFPKEQINSITGQAPYIETIFAKE, encoded by the coding sequence ATGCTCGTCCTGGCTGGGTTGGCTCTGGCTCAACCCAAGGTGTTCAAGGGCACCGAGCCAGGCCGCGCGGGTGGGGCGTATCGGATAACCTCTATTTCCGATCCTCGCACCTGGAACCCCTTTGTGGCCCGTGAAACCTCTTCTACCGACATCATCTCACTTTTCCTGCCCTACCTCACCACCTACGACCCCTATACCCAAGCCCCGGAAGGGCGGCTGGCCAAGTCCTGGGAAGTGCGCAACAATGGCCTTACGGTTATCTTCCGCTTGCGCGAAGGGGCCCGGTGGTCGGATGGGCAGGCCATAGATGCCGACGACGTGGTTTTTAGTGCTACCGTCCATGCCGATCAGCGGGTCAACTCCAACTCCCGCAGCAGCTTTATCCTGGACGGTCAGCCCATCCGCTGGACTAAAGTTGACCAGTATACCGTTCGTGCCGACTTCCCCAAACCCTACGCGCCTGCCCTCATCCAGGGTTGGTACATTGTGCCCGAGCACGTCTTTGGCCCGGCCTACCGCGCCGGGGTGCAGCAGCTCCAGGCCCTGTGGAACCTGGACACCCCGCCCGCGCAGGTGGTCTCGGGTGGTCCCTTTAAGCTCGATAGCTACGTCAAGGGGGAGCGGGTGGTGCTGGTACGCAACCCCAACTACTGGGGGGTGGATGAACGCAACAACCCGGTGGCCTACTTAGAGCGCTACACCGTGCAGATCGTGCCCGACCTGAACGCCCAGCTTGCCCGTTTCCTGGCCGGAGAAGCCGACACTTTTGCGGCGGCCAACGCCGACCAGGTGGCCCAGGTGCTGGAGCGCATCCGCAGCAACCGTCTGCGGGCCGAAATCTTCCCCAACGTGGACGTCACTCTGGGCACCAACTTCATCGTCTTCAACTGGAACCACAAAGACGCCTTCAAGGAAAACCTCTTCCGTCAGGTCAAGTTCCGCCGGGCCATGGCCCACCTGATGGACAAGAAGTCCATGATCGAAGTAGCCCTGGGCGGCCTGGGTCAGCCCCAGTGGAGCCCCATCTCCATCCCCAACAAGGCCTTCTTCACCGACGATGTGGCCAAGTTTGAGTTCAACCCCCAGCGTGCTACGCAGCTTTTGGCCGAGCTGGGCTTCCGCAGCAAGAACCGCGACGGCTGGCTGGTGAATGCCCAGGGTAAGGTGCTCGAGTTCAACCTGGTGACCAACCAGGGCAACAACGTGCGCGAGCGCATTGCCCAGATCTTCCGCGACGAGGCCCGCAAGATTGGGGTCAAGGTGGAATACCGCCCCATCGACTTCAACGAGCTGGTGCGCCAGCTGACCAGCCCCGCTGCCGACGGTACGCGCGACTTTGATGCCATCCTGATTGGCCTTACCGGCGGCATCGAGCCGGCTTTTAGCCGCAACGTCTGGGAGCTCAACGGCTCGCTGCATGCCTGGAACCTGGGCACCGGCGGCAAGAACCCGGCCAAGGTAGAGGCTTTCGAGGTGCTGATCGATACCCTGATGAAGCGGGGTGCGACCACCCTCGACCAGGCCCAGCGCCGCCAGATTTACGTGCAGTTCCAGAAGGTAGTAGCCGAGAACCTGCCGCTCATCTACACCGTAGCCCCGGCCTACAACCCGGCCCGCCTGACCCGCTTGGGGGGCATGTTCCCCAAAGAACAGATCAACTCCATCACCGGGCAGGCCCCCTACATCGAGACCATTTTTGCCAAGGAGTAA
- a CDS encoding winged helix-turn-helix domain-containing protein translates to MGRRIAPIDWTESAEELEAQYRRERNLERRKRLQAMWLVRRGKAAQDAAKEVGIGRKTLNRWLAWYRAGGLQEVLKRVPGWGVKVSRAWLDQDQQLELRAESAQGSFRTYEEARQWVQQRFGVQYSYKGLYGLMARWKIHPKVPRPSAAKADAAAQARWKKGGSKP, encoded by the coding sequence ATGGGTCGTAGGATTGCCCCAATCGATTGGACTGAAAGCGCAGAGGAGCTGGAGGCACAGTATAGACGGGAGAGGAACCTGGAACGACGTAAACGGCTGCAGGCGATGTGGCTGGTACGTCGAGGCAAAGCTGCACAGGATGCGGCCAAAGAAGTGGGGATTGGACGTAAAACCCTCAACCGGTGGCTGGCTTGGTATCGGGCCGGGGGATTGCAGGAGGTGTTGAAGCGCGTACCGGGCTGGGGGGTCAAGGTCAGTCGAGCCTGGTTGGATCAAGACCAACAACTGGAACTGCGAGCCGAGAGTGCCCAAGGAAGCTTTCGCACCTACGAAGAAGCGCGGCAGTGGGTGCAACAACGCTTTGGGGTGCAGTACAGCTATAAAGGCCTCTATGGGCTGATGGCTCGATGGAAGATTCACCCCAAAGTACCGCGACCGAGTGCTGCCAAGGCCGATGCGGCAGCGCAAGCGCGCTGGAAAAAGGGGGGCTCAAAGCCCTGA
- the secG gene encoding preprotein translocase subunit SecG, with protein MEILQNILIFLYIAVAGLLVYLVLSQEPKQGAGDMFGGSTDLFSTRGVTGGLYRITVVLGTLFVLLAFSFRFFNR; from the coding sequence GTGGAGATTCTGCAAAATATCCTGATTTTTCTGTACATCGCCGTGGCCGGGCTCCTGGTTTATCTGGTGCTCTCACAAGAACCCAAACAGGGCGCCGGCGATATGTTCGGCGGTTCGACCGACCTCTTTAGTACCCGGGGCGTAACCGGGGGGCTCTACCGTATTACTGTGGTACTGGGCACCCTCTTCGTGTTGCTGGCTTTTTCGTTCCGGTTTTTCAACCGATAA
- the lnt gene encoding apolipoprotein N-acyltransferase has translation MHRGPYDGEVQAGPPLLWGTFLALCMPPSPLGFLAPLPLIWLLTQGGFRFGLLAGISFWAVHLVWLPLSFVVLFETPWGAVPYLPLVLIKAAIWGGVFGLTRDRPLARAGLWVVQEYLTSLGEVAFPWGFLGYALVDAPGRVLSSVGGVYLLSLVVLAVALGLQYAWQRLRADPTVFSPQALGLLTLGVFWTGLWVMPLPPVQADRAALLVQGNINPLQKLEGVSAEETYANLTRLGLQAHPEARVVVWPETAVMRFPPELPALLGSRELLSGLETGLTNRVVRYVGGQITHHYDKNRLVPFGENFPWSETLRPVYRFFFRAFGFDGDLGSRTPGVAYTPLDKYGAFICYESVFPSVARRLVLNGAEVLELGSNDAWYGPSFGGLQHFQMGRLRAVETGRWLLRAGNDGVTAIIDPYGRVTARMPQRQAGFLAGRFALLQGQTPYVRFGDWVVVLAAALGLLGLRIRAKGTIV, from the coding sequence ATGCATAGAGGCCCGTATGATGGAGAAGTGCAAGCCGGGCCGCCGCTTCTTTGGGGTACATTTCTCGCCCTGTGCATGCCGCCGAGTCCACTTGGCTTCCTGGCGCCGCTGCCTCTAATCTGGCTTCTAACCCAGGGAGGTTTTCGTTTTGGCTTGCTGGCCGGTATTAGCTTCTGGGCGGTGCATCTGGTCTGGCTACCGCTTAGTTTTGTGGTGCTATTTGAAACGCCCTGGGGCGCAGTGCCCTATCTTCCGCTGGTCTTGATCAAAGCCGCCATCTGGGGGGGGGTGTTTGGCCTGACAAGGGACAGACCCCTCGCCCGGGCGGGGCTGTGGGTGGTGCAGGAATACCTTACCTCCTTGGGGGAAGTCGCTTTTCCGTGGGGCTTTTTGGGCTATGCCCTGGTGGATGCGCCGGGGCGGGTGCTCTCGAGTGTGGGCGGAGTGTACTTGCTTTCGCTGGTGGTGTTGGCGGTGGCGCTCGGATTGCAGTATGCCTGGCAACGCCTGCGGGCCGACCCCACGGTCTTTTCGCCTCAGGCCCTGGGCCTGCTGACTTTAGGAGTTTTTTGGACTGGGTTGTGGGTGATGCCCTTGCCACCCGTACAGGCCGATAGGGCGGCTTTGCTGGTGCAGGGCAACATCAATCCCTTGCAGAAGCTCGAGGGCGTCTCTGCCGAAGAGACCTATGCGAACCTCACCCGCTTGGGTTTGCAGGCCCACCCGGAGGCCCGGGTGGTGGTCTGGCCGGAGACCGCCGTTATGCGCTTCCCGCCCGAGTTGCCAGCTTTGCTGGGCAGCCGAGAGCTTTTGAGCGGCCTCGAGACCGGCCTCACCAACCGGGTAGTGCGGTATGTGGGAGGACAAATCACCCACCACTACGACAAAAACCGCCTGGTGCCTTTTGGCGAGAACTTTCCCTGGAGCGAGACTCTGCGCCCGGTGTACCGTTTCTTTTTCCGGGCTTTCGGCTTCGACGGTGATCTGGGCAGCCGTACGCCCGGAGTCGCCTATACGCCCCTGGACAAATATGGTGCCTTCATTTGCTATGAATCGGTCTTCCCATCGGTGGCGCGGAGGCTGGTTTTGAACGGAGCCGAGGTTCTGGAACTCGGCTCCAACGATGCCTGGTATGGTCCCAGCTTTGGGGGCTTGCAACACTTCCAGATGGGCCGCCTGCGGGCTGTCGAAACCGGGCGTTGGTTGCTCCGGGCTGGCAACGACGGTGTAACCGCCATCATAGACCCCTATGGCCGGGTTACGGCCCGTATGCCCCAGCGTCAGGCCGGCTTTTTGGCAGGGCGGTTTGCCCTGCTGCAGGGTCAAACCCCTTACGTGCGCTTCGGAGACTGGGTGGTGGTGCTGGCAGCGGCTTTGGGGCTGCTCGGCTTGCGAATTCGTGCAAAAGGCACTATAGTTTAG
- a CDS encoding metallophosphoesterase, which yields MRLGIIAEIHANLPALEAALEALRKEGIDQVLAVGDLVGYGPHPRQVIHKLDREGIPCVPGAADLRVAYALPSPPREGIAETTIVWTREQLGPREMHFLRNLRSRHRYETPGGRLMVFHGSPEDPEHKVDLNDAHPAEILKMLESIRSRYAVVAGKHIPFRRVVHRGVVYDPGSVGLSLGGEPGADVLILEDDVHGEVHHRFLKLPYDYGQVTFDLAAWELPEVLAEVVRQGRFPQ from the coding sequence ATGCGTTTGGGGATTATTGCCGAAATTCACGCCAACCTCCCGGCCCTCGAGGCCGCCCTCGAGGCCCTGCGAAAAGAGGGCATCGATCAGGTGCTGGCGGTGGGGGATTTGGTAGGGTATGGCCCGCATCCTCGTCAGGTGATTCACAAGCTAGACAGAGAAGGCATCCCCTGCGTACCGGGGGCTGCCGACCTACGGGTGGCTTATGCCCTACCCTCTCCGCCGCGCGAAGGCATCGCCGAGACCACCATCGTCTGGACCCGCGAACAACTAGGCCCCCGCGAGATGCATTTTTTACGCAACCTGCGCTCGCGCCACCGTTACGAAACCCCGGGGGGCCGCTTGATGGTATTTCACGGCTCGCCCGAAGACCCCGAGCATAAGGTAGACCTCAACGATGCCCACCCAGCAGAAATCTTGAAAATGCTGGAAAGCATCCGCTCGCGCTACGCGGTGGTGGCAGGCAAGCACATCCCCTTCCGCCGGGTGGTACACAGAGGGGTGGTCTACGACCCCGGCTCGGTGGGCTTGAGCCTGGGGGGGGAGCCCGGCGCCGATGTACTCATTCTGGAAGACGATGTCCACGGCGAGGTTCACCACCGCTTTCTCAAGCTGCCCTACGACTACGGCCAGGTTACCTTCGACCTAGCCGCCTGGGAGTTGCCGGAGGTGCTGGCCGAGGTGGTGCGACAGGGGCGGTTTCCCCAGTAG
- the queG gene encoding tRNA epoxyqueuosine(34) reductase QueG, translated as MNAAEILTQAAQQQGFLAAWAGVDLPQDAQERFRGWITQGNQAEMAYLTQNLSTRLNPRSRFSWAKSVLVLAAPHAYPPPERPPGGLRLGRVARYAWVRDYHLLVQPYLQDLERLAQSLGLQAKGYVDTGPLSERAYAVLGGLGWIGRNAMLMRMGEGSYLTLAVLLTSAPSPEERLYPNRCGRCTRCLSGCPTGALLGDGTLDSRRCISYWTIEHRGLIPEEWWAALGDWLFGCDLCQEVCPWNRKARAFWQGFVPEPELAYPNLEDFFFLSSKAFQRKYAGTVFLRPGRTRMARNALVVLANLGNPDYLPLVRQGSRDVNLLVRATAAEALARLGDLDSVIPLLQDPEPLVAGVALRLLEKAG; from the coding sequence GTGAATGCGGCGGAAATCCTGACCCAAGCCGCGCAGCAGCAGGGCTTTCTGGCGGCTTGGGCTGGAGTAGACTTACCGCAAGATGCCCAAGAACGCTTCCGGGGTTGGATCACCCAGGGAAATCAGGCCGAGATGGCCTACCTGACCCAAAATCTGAGTACCCGACTCAACCCCAGGAGCCGATTTAGCTGGGCGAAGAGTGTCTTGGTGTTAGCAGCCCCTCATGCCTATCCGCCGCCCGAGCGGCCCCCCGGCGGCCTTCGCCTGGGCCGGGTGGCCCGGTACGCCTGGGTGCGGGACTACCACCTGCTGGTGCAGCCTTACTTGCAAGACCTCGAGCGCCTCGCTCAAAGCCTGGGCCTGCAAGCCAAGGGCTACGTGGACACCGGCCCCCTCTCCGAGCGTGCCTACGCCGTGCTGGGCGGTCTGGGCTGGATTGGCCGCAACGCTATGCTGATGCGGATGGGGGAGGGTTCCTACCTCACACTGGCGGTTTTACTAACCTCTGCTCCGTCTCCCGAAGAAAGGCTCTACCCGAACCGCTGTGGACGTTGCACCCGCTGCCTCTCGGGCTGCCCTACCGGGGCGCTTTTGGGCGATGGGACGTTGGACTCGAGGCGCTGCATCAGCTACTGGACCATCGAACACCGGGGTCTGATTCCGGAGGAGTGGTGGGCGGCTCTAGGGGACTGGCTGTTTGGCTGTGACCTTTGCCAGGAGGTGTGTCCCTGGAATCGCAAGGCCCGGGCCTTCTGGCAAGGCTTTGTGCCCGAGCCCGAGCTGGCCTACCCCAACCTGGAGGACTTCTTTTTCCTCTCGTCCAAAGCCTTCCAGCGCAAATATGCCGGAACGGTTTTCCTTCGTCCGGGTCGCACCCGCATGGCCCGCAATGCGCTGGTGGTGCTGGCCAACCTGGGCAACCCCGACTATCTGCCCCTGGTGCGCCAGGGGAGTCGCGATGTTAACCTACTGGTGCGGGCTACAGCCGCCGAGGCCCTGGCCCGGCTGGGCGATTTGGACTCGGTTATTCCGCTATTGCAAGACCCGGAGCCGTTGGTGGCAGGGGTGGCTCTGAGGCTGCTGGAAAAGGCGGGTTGA
- a CDS encoding cyclase family protein encodes MCAPCVMGLVEKSLSRRELLGVAVGMAAVAASSAQAQSQVAGKAFSNVADLTHVVSPSFPMFPGASPMKITEVVTVKKDGYYGNTLEIWEHTGTHMDAPAHFVDGAATADTLPVNRLIAPLAVINIKAKADRNPDAEVTVDDLLAWERSHGRLPNGAFVAMYSGWESRVNDAKAYVNLDSSNIQHYPGFSPAAAEFLVRERNIVGVGVDTLSLDFGASKDFKSHVTLLGAGKYGLENLANLASVRPSGAMIIVGGPKHKGASGGPSRVMAIW; translated from the coding sequence ATGTGTGCACCTTGTGTGATGGGTCTGGTGGAGAAAAGCCTCAGCCGTCGGGAGCTCCTGGGCGTGGCGGTCGGTATGGCGGCGGTGGCAGCCAGCAGCGCCCAAGCCCAGAGCCAGGTAGCCGGCAAAGCCTTCAGCAACGTGGCCGATCTGACCCACGTGGTCTCGCCCAGCTTCCCCATGTTCCCCGGCGCCAGCCCCATGAAGATCACCGAGGTGGTCACGGTCAAGAAGGATGGCTACTACGGCAACACCCTGGAAATCTGGGAACACACCGGCACCCACATGGACGCCCCCGCCCATTTTGTGGATGGAGCCGCTACTGCCGACACGCTGCCGGTGAACCGGCTCATTGCCCCCCTGGCCGTCATCAACATCAAGGCCAAGGCCGACCGCAACCCCGACGCCGAGGTGACCGTAGACGACCTCCTGGCCTGGGAGCGCAGCCACGGGCGGCTACCCAATGGGGCCTTTGTGGCCATGTATTCGGGCTGGGAAAGCCGGGTCAACGATGCCAAAGCCTATGTCAATCTGGATAGCTCCAATATTCAGCACTACCCCGGTTTCAGCCCCGCTGCAGCCGAGTTTCTGGTGCGCGAGCGCAACATTGTGGGGGTAGGGGTAGACACCCTATCGCTCGACTTTGGCGCTTCTAAGGACTTCAAAAGCCACGTCACCCTGCTGGGTGCAGGCAAGTACGGCCTCGAGAACCTGGCCAACCTGGCCTCCGTGCGCCCTAGCGGAGCCATGATTATTGTGGGCGGGCCCAAGCACAAAGGCGCCTCGGGCGGGCCGAGCCGGGTGATGGCGATCTGGTAG
- a CDS encoding aspartate:alanine exchanger family transporter: MLELLRENPLLLLFLVAAIGYLLGQIRIGNFSLGVSAVLFAGLAFGALSPELKLPDFVYLFGLVLFVYTIALASGPGFFASFGKRGLRYNLLVVGVLGLAAGVVAVLGSVVGLSGALQAGLFAGALTNTPALAAALEALKGRGVAEAVQGLPVAAYAVAYPVGVIGMLLALHLAWRWWGRGEGGQGSEAEALVSQTVEVTQARVAGWTIEQLTRAHKWRVVFGRLQRDGKQQVITSDTELQLGDRLNVVGSAGELRRVVETLGTAVPERLEEDRHALDFRRVFVSSREVAGRSLAELELPQRFGVVITRVRRGEVEFLPDKDTTLELGDRVRVVGPKDRIRAVSRYLGDSYRALAEVDVVSFSLGIALGLLLGSLPMPLPGGRTFELGFAGGPLVVGLVLGALGRTGPILWQIPFSANLTLRQLGLILFLAGIGTRSGYAFVQTLVQGEGLRLLGLGALITLGAALLTLWVGYRVLKIPLGVLSGVLAGLQTQPAVLAFALEKTGNDQPNLGYATVYPFTMLLKILLVQLLLLSG, encoded by the coding sequence ATGCTCGAGCTGCTCAGGGAAAATCCACTATTGTTGCTCTTTTTGGTGGCGGCGATTGGCTATTTGCTGGGCCAAATTCGCATCGGAAACTTTAGCTTGGGGGTTTCGGCAGTCCTGTTTGCGGGGCTGGCCTTTGGGGCGCTTTCGCCCGAACTCAAACTGCCAGATTTTGTGTACCTGTTTGGCCTGGTGTTGTTTGTCTACACCATTGCGCTGGCCAGTGGGCCGGGCTTTTTCGCTTCGTTTGGCAAGCGTGGGCTGCGCTACAACCTGCTGGTGGTGGGGGTGCTGGGGTTGGCGGCCGGGGTGGTGGCGGTGCTTGGTTCTGTGGTAGGCCTCAGCGGTGCCCTCCAGGCAGGTTTGTTTGCAGGCGCTCTGACCAATACCCCGGCCCTGGCAGCGGCCCTGGAAGCCCTGAAGGGGCGGGGCGTTGCCGAAGCAGTGCAGGGGTTGCCGGTGGCGGCTTATGCGGTGGCCTATCCGGTGGGGGTGATTGGGATGCTGCTGGCCTTGCACCTGGCCTGGCGTTGGTGGGGTAGGGGGGAAGGTGGCCAGGGGAGCGAGGCGGAGGCGCTGGTCTCGCAAACGGTGGAGGTCACCCAGGCCAGGGTGGCCGGTTGGACCATCGAACAACTGACCCGTGCGCATAAATGGCGGGTGGTGTTTGGGCGCTTGCAACGTGATGGAAAACAGCAGGTGATCACCTCCGACACCGAATTACAGCTAGGGGATCGCCTCAACGTGGTAGGTAGCGCCGGCGAACTGAGGCGGGTGGTAGAGACCCTGGGGACGGCTGTGCCGGAGCGATTGGAGGAAGACCGCCATGCACTGGATTTTCGCCGGGTATTTGTGAGCAGCCGCGAGGTGGCGGGGCGTAGCCTGGCCGAACTCGAGCTGCCCCAGCGCTTTGGGGTGGTGATTACCCGGGTGCGCCGGGGCGAGGTGGAGTTTTTGCCGGACAAGGATACCACCTTGGAGCTCGGAGACCGGGTGCGGGTGGTGGGCCCCAAAGACCGCATTCGGGCGGTGAGCCGCTATCTGGGCGACTCCTACCGGGCGCTGGCCGAGGTGGATGTGGTCAGTTTTAGCCTGGGGATTGCCCTGGGATTGCTGCTAGGCAGCCTGCCCATGCCCCTGCCTGGGGGTCGCACCTTCGAACTGGGTTTTGCCGGCGGGCCGCTGGTGGTGGGCCTGGTACTGGGGGCGCTGGGGCGCACCGGCCCCATTCTGTGGCAGATTCCCTTCAGCGCCAACCTGACCCTTCGTCAGCTGGGGCTCATCCTGTTCCTGGCCGGCATCGGCACCCGCTCCGGCTATGCATTTGTGCAAACTCTGGTACAAGGGGAAGGGCTGCGGTTGCTGGGGCTGGGCGCCCTGATCACCCTGGGGGCGGCGTTGCTGACCCTTTGGGTCGGCTACCGCGTGCTCAAGATTCCCCTGGGCGTGTTGAGCGGGGTGCTGGCAGGGCTCCAGACCCAGCCAGCGGTGTTGGCTTTTGCCCTGGAGAAAACTGGTAACGACCAGCCCAACCTGGGTTATGCCACCGTATACCCGTTCACCATGTTGCTCAAGATTTTGCTGGTGCAGTTGCTGTTGCTGAGCGGCTGA
- a CDS encoding NADH-quinone oxidoreductase subunit 15, whose protein sequence is MSAAHDPHHDAMLYQAWVQVIEWMKAYAAEKGVLFSKESDFPDFIYRMERPYDLPTTMMAVSLSDERGEPFFFASVSPRHAKLKHVAFRVPGGHVHHHAHWEDGKGLMLEGKFPLTKEKLYQMADRARAALARA, encoded by the coding sequence ATGAGTGCTGCCCACGACCCTCACCACGATGCAATGCTCTACCAAGCCTGGGTACAGGTAATCGAGTGGATGAAAGCATACGCCGCCGAAAAGGGCGTGCTGTTCTCCAAGGAATCCGACTTCCCCGACTTCATCTACCGCATGGAGCGCCCCTACGACCTGCCCACTACCATGATGGCGGTCTCGCTTTCGGACGAGCGGGGCGAGCCTTTCTTCTTTGCCTCGGTCTCGCCCCGGCATGCCAAGCTCAAGCACGTGGCCTTCCGGGTTCCGGGCGGGCATGTGCACCACCATGCCCACTGGGAAGATGGCAAAGGGCTGATGCTGGAGGGCAAGTTTCCCCTCACCAAAGAAAAGCTCTACCAGATGGCCGACCGGGCTCGAGCCGCGCTGGCTAGGGCGTAA